The DNA region CGATGGAGAAGCCCTCGTTCTCCTCGCCCATCAGGTTCTCGACGGGCACGCGGACATCTTCGAACTTGATCTCGGCGTGGCTCGTCCCGAGCAGGCCGTCGGCCATGTGTGGAATCCCGCGCTCGATCTCGACGCCGGGCGTGTCCGCCGGGACGAGGATGATGGAACAGCCGCTGTAGGGGTGGGCGTCGAAATCCGTCCGAGCCATCACGAGGAAGATATCCGCTTCCAACCCGTTGGTCGTCCACCACTTGTGGCCGTCGATGACCCACTCGTCGCCCTCCTGTCTCGCCTCGGTCTTGAGCATCTTCGGGTCGGAGCCGCCGCCCTGCATCGGTTCGGTCATGCAGAAACCCGAGCGAATATCGCCGTCGACGAGCGGCCGGAGCCACTCGTCTTTCTGCGCTTCGGTGGCGACGAGTTCGAAGGTGTGCATGTTGCCCTCGTCGGGCGCGTCGACGCGGATGGCGGGCGCGGCAAGCAGGCTCCGCCCAGCCTCCTCGAACGCCGGGAGCACGTCGCGGAACTGCATCCCCATCCCGCCGTACTCGGTCGAAATCTGCGGCGCGTAGATGTCGCGTTCGCGGGCTTCCTCTCGCAGGACGGCCAGTTGATCGTCGCCTATCGGTCCATCGCCGAGCAGGTCGCGTTCGACGGGAATCACCGTCTCGTCTACGAACTCGCGGACGCGGGCCGCCACCGCCTCCGCGCGCTCGGAATCGTCGTACTCCATAATCGTTCATGCGCGTTCTGTGCTAAAAGCTCTCCCACCGCCGCATTCGTCCCCCCTCGACTCGTTTCGCCGCGTTTCGCCGCGCCTCAGGCCCCCAGCGCGTCCGCGAGCTCGGTGAACGTCGTCACCGTCAGGTCGGGAGCGCCCGCGAGTCCGCCCCACTGCAGCGACTTTCGGTCGGCCCAGACACCCTGCATCCCCGCGTGCTGTGCGCCCTCGACGTCGAACCACGCGGCGGTGGTGTGGGCGACGTTCTCGACGGGGGTATCCGCTCTGTCGGCGGCCAACTCGTAGAGTTCGGCGGCCGGTTTGTACCGC from Haloprofundus halobius includes:
- a CDS encoding acyl-CoA dehydrogenase family protein, which codes for MEYDDSERAEAVAARVREFVDETVIPVERDLLGDGPIGDDQLAVLREEARERDIYAPQISTEYGGMGMQFRDVLPAFEEAGRSLLAAPAIRVDAPDEGNMHTFELVATEAQKDEWLRPLVDGDIRSGFCMTEPMQGGGSDPKMLKTEARQEGDEWVIDGHKWWTTNGLEADIFLVMARTDFDAHPYSGCSIILVPADTPGVEIERGIPHMADGLLGTSHAEIKFEDVRVPVENLMGEENEGFSIAQQRLGPARLTHCMRYSGMAQRALDVAKAYTSEREAFGSPVAEKQGIRFAVAEAETELHAARCMVRHAADRITAGDEARIEVSMSKLYTSNVVQEAIDTAMQLCGANAVGEDLPLADFYQNVRQFRFVDGADEVHKRVIARDAFSDVDDSELANVTRYGE